ACGGCGCAGGCGCGATTGCCGTTCTGGCAGCCGCTCAATACCAGCCTTAGCGTCGAACAATACTTCGGTGAGAATGTGGATCTGTTTGATACCGGCACCGGTTATCACAATCCGGTAGCGGTGAAAGTGGGCCTCAACTATACCCCGGTTCCACTGGTAACGCTGACCGCCGAACACCGCCAGGGCGAAAGCGGTCTGAGCCAGAATGACTTAGGTCTGAAGCTCAACTACCGCTTTGGCGTTCCGTTGTGGAAGCAACTTTCAGCCAGCGAAGTGGCCGCCAGCCGTTCGCTGCGTGGCAGCCGTTACGACAGCCCAACGCGCAACAGTACCCCGGTGTATGAGTATCGTCAGCGCAAAACGTTGTCGGTGTTTCTCGCTACGCCGCCGTGGGATTTACAGCCTGGCGAAACCGTGGCGCTGAAGCTGCAAATCAACAGTACGCATGGCGTGCGTTCGATTAGCTGGCAGGGCGATACGCAGGCGCTTAGCCTGACGCCGCCAGCGAATGGCCGCAGTGCCGATGGCTGGACGCTGATTATGCCGCGCTGGGATAGCGATGAAGGGGCGAGCAATCACTGGACGCTCACCGCGCTGGTGGAAGATGACAAAGGGCAACGCGTGGCGTCAAATACCATTGAACTGAAACTGACCGAGCCGGTGGTACCGCCGATGACGGACGATAACGCTAACGCAGGCTGGTCGCTGCCAGCCCCGTAACGATCAGAAAATGCGTTCCTGATGAACCCACACCGCGGCTTCAACGCGGGATTTCAGCTTCATTTTCTTCAGCATATGTTTAACGTGGACTTTGACCGTGCTCTCGGTGATATCGAGACGGCGGGCAATCATTTTATTCGGCAAGCCCTGCGCAATCAGCTTGAGAATATCGCGCTCGCTGGTCGCGCGATTGGCGCGCAGGCTTGCTGCCAGCACCGGGGTGAGCGCTTCGCTGAGTACCATCTCTCCCGCGGCTGCTTGCTGCAACGCTTTCAGCAAATCTTCCGGCTCCATATCTTTCAACAGGTAGCCATCCGCGCCGCGTTTCAGTGCGGTCACCACATCTTCTTCGTGGTTGGAAACGCTGAAGACCACCACCCGACCGGAAAGCGATTTCTCGCGCAGTTTATCGAGCGTTTCCAGGCCGTTCATGCCAGGCATATTGAGATCCAGCAGTATCAGGTCTGGATCGAGCGCATCCGCCAGTTCAATCCCTTGCTCGCCGTTGCTGGCTTCGCCGACCACGGTGATGTCGGGCGCCATGCCGATCAACTGCTTCACACCGGTTCGCAGCATCGGATGGTCGTCGATCAGCAAAATAGTGGCCGGTTGCGGGTTACTCATGGGTATCTCCTTGCATGGGTGAGAGAAACGTCTCAGGGATGAACGTAACGATAACCTCCGTCCCGCCGGAGGCAACGGGGCGTACCTGGCAATCGCCGTGCAGGCTTTGCGCGCGGTCACGCATAATGATCAATCCATAATGATTTGTCCTTTCAGCATTGACCTGAATACCGCGCCCATTATCGCTAACGCGCAGTATCACCCGGTTTTCTTGCTGTTCTACGGCGACGCTGACCGCGGTTGCGCCGGAGTGTTTCAGTGCATTGCTCAGCGCTTCGCGGGCAATTTGCAACAGATGGATCGCCTGATGCGGCGGCACCAGGCGAGGGGGAAGCTGATAGTCGAGCCGCACCTGGAAACCGAAACGATCGCTGTACTCCTGGCAACTGGCTTCCAGCGCCGGGCGCAGCCCCGGCTCGGTTAATTGTAAGCGGAAGGTGGTCAGCAATTCGCGTAACTGCGCCCAGGAGGTATTCAGCTCGTTACGGATCTGGCCCAGCAACTGCTGGCTGTTCTGCGGTAACGCATCGCCCTGCATTTGCAGGCAACTGACCTGCATCTTCATACAGGAGAGGGATTGCGCGATTGAATCGTGCAGTTCACGGGCAATGGTGGCGCGTTCTTCCATTACCAGGAGCTGCTGCTGTTTGTCCTGGTGTCTGTCGAGCGCCAGCGTCGCGGTTATTTGTTCCACCAGCGTATCAACCAGTTGCTGCTGGTCATGGCTTAAATGCCGGCCTGGGGGCAATTGCGCCAGCAGCAAACCGTACTGCATATGGGCATCCGCCAGCCGCCATTTTAACGTGGAACCAGAACCTGGATGCGGCGTTGTGACACCGCGCGGGCACAAATGGCAGCCTTTATCATCGCAGCTGGCATCCGACTGGCAGGTAAATTCCTGATGGTTGTTCTCATCTTCTGTGTCGTAGACGCGCAGTTCGATATCGTGCAGCAGGGTTAAATCCTGCAAGCCATTAAGCACCGGTGAAAGGCGTTCGCATAGCGGAATGCGCGAGTGCAGACGGTGGTTAGCCTGCCATAAAAACGACAGGATCTGGTTTTTCTGCTCGAGCCCGGCAGTCTTCTCTTTGACGCGCTGCTCAAGCACCGCGTAACTTTCCGCCAGCTCAGCGGACATGTTATTCAACGCCTCACCAAGTGTTGCCATTTCATTGCGTCCGCTAATCGAGGCGCGGCGGGTAAAGTCACGCTGGCTGACGGCGCGCGCCATTTGCAGCAGTTGGTGCCACGGGCGCAGCAGTTTTGAACGCAGCCAGATGACGGCAAACAGCAGCAGCAGAGCCATCAACAGCGCCATCAGATGTTGCATGATGATGACCTGTTCAATCCGCTGTTCTGTGCTGCGATCGAACGACGTCACCAGTTTATCAATCCTGCCAACGAAGATGGCGATAATGTCTGCGGCTTCACTGGGTTGTTGCGCCTGGCGGATGGCGGGGATCACAATGCTGTGCCAGTAGTTTTGTAGCCCGGCAAGCTGCGCCTGTTGGCCATCACGCTGCGCGGCCAGCGCCAGCTCCGGGCTGAATGCGGTATGTTCCATTTCATCAAACAGATACTGCTTGTCTTCGTGCAGCGGAATCGCTGACAGCAGGCGATAGCTCTGCATGCGCAGAGAACCGGCTTTATTGATAGCGTGCGCGCTGCCCTGAACGCCCTGTACCAGCCAGCCGGAGATCGCCATGCCTGCCACGCCGATAACGGTGGACAGCAACATCAGCAGCGCCAGTTGGTTAACCAGCGAAATAGGAGAAAAGAGGCGTTTTAGCATAAGTGATGAAAGCTCCTTGACCGCATGCGCTGCGGGTGGCGGTATTGTCAGCTATCGCCTGGGGTATACCCATACCTCTAAAGGATTACCTCTTTATTGCCAGCGTGTCGACCAACGTGGGAACAATCTGCGTGGTAGCGGCGATGGCCGTGAAAAACCACACCTTTTTTGTATGTTATGCCTACTCACTAATGAGCATGGTGAATTTTCGGGCGTAGAAAGCGCTGCTTTTCCTTTGATTTATATCAACTTACCTGGCGCTGCAAAAACTATGGTGGCAGGCATCAAACCGATCAACAGAGGTGTATATGCAGCACTCATCCATCCCGGAAAAAGGTTCGTCATCACGGGTTATTACCGAATGGCGCCCGGAAGATCCGGTTTTCTGGCAACAGCAGGGACATGCGATTGCAAGCCGTAACTTGTGGATTTCCGTTCCTTGCCTGCTTCTGGCGTTTTGCGTCTGGATGCTGTTCAGCGCCGTCGCTGTTAACCTGCCAAAAGTGGGCTTCAAGTTTACCACCGACCAGCTCTTTATGCTGACGGCGCTGCCCTCTGTTTCCGGCGCGCTGCTCCGTGTTCCGTACTCTTTTATGGTACCGGTGTTCGGCGGTCGTCGCTGGACGGCCTTCAGTACCGGGATTTTGATTATTCCTTGTGTATGGCTCGGTTTTGCCGTGCAGGATCCGACCACGTCTTTTAGTACGTTTATTATTATCTCGCTGCTGTGCGGTTTCGCCGGAGCAAACTTTGCTTCCAGCATGGCGAACATCAGCTTCTTCTTCCCGAAACAGAAGCAGGGCGGCGCGCTGGGGATCAACGGTGGGTTGGGCAATCTGGGCGTCAGCGTGATGCAATTGATTGCGCCGCTGGCCGTCTCTTTTTCCATTTTTGCCGCTTTTGGTGGTGCGGGCGCGGCTCAGCCGGACGGCTCAATACTGTATCTGGAAAACGCGGCCTGGGTCTGGGTTCCGCTGCTGGCCTTCTTTACGCTGGCGGCCTGGTTCGGCATGAACGAACTGGCAACCTCTAAGGCCTCACTGCGCGCGCAATTGCCGGTACTGAAACGCAGCCACTTGTGGATCATGAGCTTTCTCTATCTGGCAACCTTCGGCTCGTTTATCGGTTTTTCAGCCGGTTTCGCCATGCTGTCGAAAACGCAGTTTCCGGATGTACAGATCCTGCATTTTGCTTTCTTCGGCCCATTGATTGGCGCGCTGGCGCGTTCGGCTGGCGGCGCGATCTCCGATCGCCTCGGCGGCACGCTAGTCACGCTGGTGAACTTTGTGGTGATGGCCATTTTCAGCGCGGCGCTGTTCCTGACCTTACCCACAGAAGGGACTGGCGGTAACTTTATTGCCTTTTTCTGCGTCTTCCTGGTGCTGTTCCTGACGGCGGGTCTCGGCAGTGGTTCTACTTTCCAGATGATCTCGGTTATTTTCCGCAAAATGACCATGGAACGCGTCCAAAAACGCGGCGGCAACGAGAGTGAAGCCATGCGTGAAGCGGCGACAGAAACGGCAGCGGCGCTTGGGTTTATCTCCGCAATTGGTGCGATTGGCGGCTTTTTCATTCCGAAAGCGTTTGGGACTTCACTGGCATTAACCGGCTCTCCGGCTGGCGCAATGAAAGTATTTCTCGTGTTCTATATTGCCTGCGTTGTGATCACCTGGGCGATATACGGGCGTAAAAAACAATAAAATGAAAACTTGTTGATTATCTTGCGCGGTGAAAGCCGCGCTTTTTTTTATTCAGAATATAGTTACAACATACTATTCAATTTACTTCAGCCTGCTACGGGAGCTTTCGTGCGCAAGGGGTCAACCAGGACATCTACCCCTTAATACCTGGCACTCTGGAAAAGTAGAGACAATTCTGCACTTCTTTCATAAAAACTCTTATTTATCAGTTGATTAAAAAACAGAAATTACTAACCCTTTGGGAGTAATTCTCTTTTTTGCTGCTTTTGTGAAGCCCTGAGGGCTTGATCGCCATCAATTCTCTTTGTCTTTGCGAGGGTTACCGTCGCGGCAAATGCAGCAATGTCGATTTAGCAAGAGAGCCATACAGGCTCCAACAGGAGAACCCCGATGAGTAAATTCCTGGACCGGTTTCGCTACTTCAAACAGAAAGGCGAAACCTTTGCCGACGGGCACGGCCAGTTCTTAAACACCAACCGGGACTGGGAGGATGGATACCGTAGCCGCTGGCAGCACGACAAAATCGTTCGCTCTACCCACGGCGTGAACTGTACTGGTTCCTGTAGCTGGCAGATCTTTGTTAAAAACGGGCTGGTCACATGGTAAACCCAACAGACAGACTACCCGCGCACTCGCCCGGATATGCCTAACCATGAACCGCGTGGTTGCCCGCGTGGCGCGAGTTACTCCTGGTATCTCTACAGCGCTAACCGCCTGAAATATCCGCTGATGCGTAAACGCCTGATTAAACTGTGGCGTGAAGCGAAAGCGCAACATGCCGATCCGGTGAATGCCTGGGCTTCCATCATTGAAGATGCCGATAAAGCGAAAAGCTTTAAACAGGCGCGCGGCCGCGGTGGTTTTGTGCGTTCTTCCTGGCAGGAAGTGAACGAGCTGATTGCGGCATCCAACGTTTATACCGTTAAAACCTACGGCCCGGACCGCGTGGCAGGCTTTTCGCCGATCCCGGCGATGTCGATGGTCTCTTATGCTTCCGGTGCGCGTTACCTTTCATTGCTCGGCGGCACCTGCCTCAGCTTCTACGACTGGTATTGCGATTTACCGCCAGCCTCGCCGCAAACCTGGGGCGAACAGACTGACGTACCGGAATCCGCTGACTGGTACAACTCCAGCTACATCATCGCCTGGGGTTCTAACGTGCCGCAAACCCGTACTCCGGATGCGCACTTCTTTACCGAAGTTCGTTACAAAGGCACCAAAACCGTTGCTGTAACGCCGGATTACGCTGAAATCGCCAAGCTGTGCGATTTGTGGCTGGCGCCGAAACAGGGCACCGATGCCGCGATGGCGCTGGCAATGGGCCATGTCATGCTGCGTGAATTCCATCTGG
Above is a genomic segment from Kosakonia radicincitans DSM 16656 containing:
- the narL gene encoding two-component system response regulator NarL is translated as MSNPQPATILLIDDHPMLRTGVKQLIGMAPDITVVGEASNGEQGIELADALDPDLILLDLNMPGMNGLETLDKLREKSLSGRVVVFSVSNHEEDVVTALKRGADGYLLKDMEPEDLLKALQQAAAGEMVLSEALTPVLAASLRANRATSERDILKLIAQGLPNKMIARRLDITESTVKVHVKHMLKKMKLKSRVEAAVWVHQERIF
- a CDS encoding NarK family nitrate/nitrite MFS transporter: MQHSSIPEKGSSSRVITEWRPEDPVFWQQQGHAIASRNLWISVPCLLLAFCVWMLFSAVAVNLPKVGFKFTTDQLFMLTALPSVSGALLRVPYSFMVPVFGGRRWTAFSTGILIIPCVWLGFAVQDPTTSFSTFIIISLLCGFAGANFASSMANISFFFPKQKQGGALGINGGLGNLGVSVMQLIAPLAVSFSIFAAFGGAGAAQPDGSILYLENAAWVWVPLLAFFTLAAWFGMNELATSKASLRAQLPVLKRSHLWIMSFLYLATFGSFIGFSAGFAMLSKTQFPDVQILHFAFFGPLIGALARSAGGAISDRLGGTLVTLVNFVVMAIFSAALFLTLPTEGTGGNFIAFFCVFLVLFLTAGLGSGSTFQMISVIFRKMTMERVQKRGGNESEAMREAATETAAALGFISAIGAIGGFFIPKAFGTSLALTGSPAGAMKVFLVFYIACVVITWAIYGRKKQ
- the narX gene encoding nitrate/nitrite two-component system sensor histidine kinase NarX, which translates into the protein MLKRLFSPISLVNQLALLMLLSTVIGVAGMAISGWLVQGVQGSAHAINKAGSLRMQSYRLLSAIPLHEDKQYLFDEMEHTAFSPELALAAQRDGQQAQLAGLQNYWHSIVIPAIRQAQQPSEAADIIAIFVGRIDKLVTSFDRSTEQRIEQVIIMQHLMALLMALLLLFAVIWLRSKLLRPWHQLLQMARAVSQRDFTRRASISGRNEMATLGEALNNMSAELAESYAVLEQRVKEKTAGLEQKNQILSFLWQANHRLHSRIPLCERLSPVLNGLQDLTLLHDIELRVYDTEDENNHQEFTCQSDASCDDKGCHLCPRGVTTPHPGSGSTLKWRLADAHMQYGLLLAQLPPGRHLSHDQQQLVDTLVEQITATLALDRHQDKQQQLLVMEERATIARELHDSIAQSLSCMKMQVSCLQMQGDALPQNSQQLLGQIRNELNTSWAQLRELLTTFRLQLTEPGLRPALEASCQEYSDRFGFQVRLDYQLPPRLVPPHQAIHLLQIAREALSNALKHSGATAVSVAVEQQENRVILRVSDNGRGIQVNAERTNHYGLIIMRDRAQSLHGDCQVRPVASGGTEVIVTFIPETFLSPMQGDTHE
- a CDS encoding YchO/YchP family invasin — its product is MNYKVSSLLILLLAGDVVDAAQNSFVQQAENPFDNDGDGLPDLGMAPENGAQEKHVAEMVKAFGEASMTDNGLTAGEQARQFAFGQLRDVVSDEVNQKVESWLSPWGSANIDFKVDNEGSFTGSHGDWFVPLQDNNRYLSWGQLGVTQQDQGLVGNVGLGQRWIAGDWLLGYNTFYDTLLDDNYSRAGLGAEAWGEYLRFSANYYQPVSSWNYQTATQQQRMARGYDVTAQARLPFWQPLNTSLSVEQYFGENVDLFDTGTGYHNPVAVKVGLNYTPVPLVTLTAEHRQGESGLSQNDLGLKLNYRFGVPLWKQLSASEVAASRSLRGSRYDSPTRNSTPVYEYRQRKTLSVFLATPPWDLQPGETVALKLQINSTHGVRSISWQGDTQALSLTPPANGRSADGWTLIMPRWDSDEGASNHWTLTALVEDDKGQRVASNTIELKLTEPVVPPMTDDNANAGWSLPAP